The following are from one region of the Neorhodopirellula lusitana genome:
- a CDS encoding PQQ-binding-like beta-propeller repeat protein, with the protein MIRSKLFPSTSLLTLLFVAVGPSVAAYSQSTTDWPSFRGPGGRGVADGGEVPTQWNADSEDGPNEGVLWEAEVPGLGHSSPVIVGERIFLLTAVPDEGETELNIAAGGNIDAAEDGGSYSWIILCYDKSTGEELWRKTAHHGEPKATRHSKATHANSSVCVDGDRVVACFGSEGLHCYDLDGTLIWERDLGVIDVSKYGIGWGYASSPAIHGGRVAVIGDDPDHPFVTVLQLSDGEEVWRSDRSEVCERSWGSPLIFEADGVTQMVVNGFPWIVSYDFETGEELWRLEGGGDNPIPTPFIANGWIYITNAHGGKAPIYVVRPETRGTVLIDSDEESEEESDDEPNPLVWSVERGGSYMSTPVVSGDYLYLGNSNGVVRCFHAITGEKMFEKRLGKEAGVIASLLSVDGNVVCASENGTVYVLKSGPEYESLAENPMGEPCFATPAVAGGVLFIRTTKRLVAIGKTE; encoded by the coding sequence ATGATTCGATCGAAGTTGTTCCCCTCCACGAGTTTGTTGACGCTCTTATTCGTCGCTGTCGGTCCATCGGTTGCGGCGTATTCTCAATCAACGACTGACTGGCCATCCTTCCGAGGACCTGGTGGTCGCGGTGTTGCCGATGGCGGTGAAGTGCCAACTCAGTGGAACGCGGATTCGGAAGACGGGCCCAACGAGGGCGTGCTTTGGGAAGCCGAAGTGCCCGGGCTTGGTCACTCCAGTCCGGTCATTGTCGGCGAACGTATTTTCTTACTGACGGCGGTTCCAGACGAGGGCGAAACGGAACTAAATATCGCGGCGGGTGGAAATATTGACGCGGCGGAAGACGGCGGTTCGTATAGCTGGATCATTCTTTGTTACGACAAATCAACAGGCGAAGAGCTTTGGCGAAAGACGGCTCACCATGGTGAACCCAAGGCAACCCGTCACAGTAAAGCGACTCACGCGAATAGTAGCGTTTGTGTTGACGGTGACCGCGTGGTGGCCTGCTTCGGTTCCGAGGGGTTGCATTGCTATGACCTAGACGGAACTTTGATCTGGGAACGAGATCTCGGCGTGATCGACGTCAGTAAGTACGGGATTGGCTGGGGCTACGCGAGCTCACCGGCGATACACGGGGGACGGGTGGCGGTGATCGGTGATGATCCTGATCATCCGTTTGTCACCGTGTTGCAGTTGTCCGACGGCGAAGAAGTATGGAGGTCCGACCGTTCCGAAGTTTGTGAACGCAGCTGGGGATCTCCGTTGATTTTTGAAGCGGATGGCGTCACTCAGATGGTCGTCAATGGCTTTCCTTGGATCGTGTCGTATGACTTCGAAACCGGCGAAGAGCTGTGGCGTCTTGAAGGTGGCGGTGACAATCCTATCCCAACTCCTTTTATAGCCAATGGCTGGATCTACATCACCAACGCGCACGGTGGGAAGGCACCCATTTATGTGGTGCGGCCCGAAACGCGGGGGACGGTGTTGATTGACTCGGATGAAGAGTCTGAAGAGGAATCGGATGACGAGCCCAATCCGCTCGTGTGGAGCGTGGAACGTGGAGGATCGTACATGTCGACTCCGGTCGTGTCGGGCGACTATTTGTATCTAGGCAACTCGAATGGCGTGGTGCGTTGCTTTCACGCGATTACCGGCGAGAAAATGTTCGAAAAACGCCTTGGGAAAGAGGCCGGTGTGATTGCGTCGCTGTTGTCCGTTGATGGGAACGTGGTTTGTGCATCAGAGAACGGGACGGTTTATGTGTTGAAGTCCGGTCCTGAATATGAATCGTTGGCAGAGAACCCAATGGGCGAACCGTGTTTCGCCACTCCAGCGGTCGCCGGTGGCGTGCTGTTCATCCGAACAACCAAACGTTTGGTTGCGATCGGGAAGACAGAGTAA
- a CDS encoding FG-GAP repeat domain-containing protein: protein MNGVERSIFWVTALALMLWPWDAVVAQDRMFVTSERLTLGTERLRSASVRLGDIDSDGDLDVVVANGRHWPQQNELLINQGKAKFSIIRPLGGDQRTTYACELADLDGDGDLDIATGNDMAQGEVFLNDGSGNFAVHGEYGEVSSLRSLLTVDLDQDGDVDLIATCRGRPNRIYLNDGAANFTSGPTFGTDRDSTIDVAAGDLNGDGYLDLVLANRDRQPNEVLLGDSKLKFTQSVPFGSGDDHSRAVAIADLNGDGKLDWVVANIGRANQIFLGDGAGGMVSDAEFGSASGQTYALSIADMNNDGDLDIVVGNLNEPGSVFLRRGTELTFDEVPFGKASATYGLDVGDLDGDGFADIVVSNSDDVNRIFLNRASKK from the coding sequence GCGATCAATTTTTTGGGTGACTGCGTTAGCCTTGATGTTGTGGCCTTGGGATGCGGTTGTTGCGCAAGATCGCATGTTCGTGACTAGCGAGCGACTGACGCTTGGCACTGAACGCCTGCGATCGGCGTCGGTTCGATTGGGCGACATCGACAGTGACGGTGACCTGGACGTTGTGGTCGCCAACGGGCGTCATTGGCCTCAGCAGAACGAACTGTTGATCAATCAGGGGAAAGCCAAGTTCTCGATCATTCGCCCGCTTGGTGGTGATCAACGAACCACCTATGCATGCGAATTGGCGGATCTGGACGGCGACGGCGATTTGGACATTGCCACTGGGAACGACATGGCTCAGGGCGAGGTGTTCTTGAACGATGGCTCCGGGAACTTTGCCGTTCATGGTGAATACGGAGAAGTGTCGAGTCTTCGTAGTCTGTTGACGGTGGATCTTGATCAGGATGGGGATGTTGACTTGATTGCGACGTGCCGTGGTCGACCCAATCGCATTTACCTGAACGATGGCGCAGCGAACTTCACGTCGGGGCCCACGTTTGGCACGGATCGCGATTCCACAATCGATGTCGCGGCCGGCGACCTCAACGGTGACGGGTATCTTGACTTGGTGTTGGCGAATCGGGACCGCCAACCCAACGAAGTGCTATTGGGTGATTCGAAGTTAAAATTCACCCAAAGTGTTCCGTTCGGAAGCGGTGATGATCATTCGCGGGCGGTGGCCATCGCGGATTTAAACGGGGATGGGAAACTGGATTGGGTGGTCGCCAACATTGGACGAGCGAACCAGATATTCCTGGGCGATGGTGCGGGAGGCATGGTGAGTGACGCCGAATTTGGGTCCGCATCAGGGCAAACTTATGCGCTATCGATCGCGGATATGAACAATGACGGCGATCTCGACATTGTTGTTGGCAATTTGAATGAGCCTGGATCAGTGTTCTTGCGTCGAGGCACCGAACTGACGTTTGACGAAGTACCGTTTGGCAAGGCGTCGGCAACGTATGGACTCGATGTCGGGGACCTGGACGGCGACGGCTTCGCTGATATCGTCGTATCCAACTCAGATGACGTGAACCGCATATTTCTCAACCGCGCGAGCAAGAAATGA